The Thermodesulfovibrionia bacterium genome includes a window with the following:
- the scpB gene encoding SMC-Scp complex subunit ScpB has product MDDKEIKSVLESLLFIAGEPLTIETLKKILDINKEEIEGVVRELISEYSLRNSGLLIVEVAEGVQMVTNPASAPWVKKLIATAIPTKLSQQSLETLSIIAYKQPIIKSEIEAVRGVNSDGVIKTLLERRLVKILGRKEVPGRPLMYATTKEFLQYFGLKDLSELPMLKDFEDTEGLMLPFHEDPDEGSGFSHESEEGIEADESESMPVASDDEGEKVTVEAQAESEPSESFE; this is encoded by the coding sequence ATGGATGATAAAGAGATTAAATCGGTTCTTGAGTCGCTTCTGTTTATAGCAGGTGAGCCCCTTACGATTGAAACCCTCAAAAAGATTCTTGATATAAACAAAGAAGAGATTGAAGGGGTTGTCAGAGAGCTTATCAGTGAATATTCTTTAAGAAACTCCGGCCTCCTTATTGTTGAGGTGGCTGAAGGCGTCCAGATGGTGACGAATCCTGCTTCAGCTCCCTGGGTCAAAAAACTTATCGCCACTGCCATACCGACAAAACTCTCGCAGCAGTCGCTGGAAACGCTTTCCATAATCGCATATAAGCAACCCATCATAAAGTCTGAGATAGAGGCTGTCAGAGGAGTGAATTCCGATGGTGTGATAAAGACCCTTCTTGAGAGGAGGCTTGTCAAGATACTCGGCAGAAAAGAGGTGCCTGGCAGGCCCCTCATGTATGCTACCACCAAAGAGTTCCTCCAGTATTTCGGTCTTAAGGATCTGTCTGAACTTCCTATGCTCAAGGATTTTGAGGATACAGAGGGATTGATGCTGCCTTTCCACGAAGACCCGGATGAAGGTTCAGGTTTTTCACACGAAAGCGAGGAAGGCATTGAGGCTGATGAGTCAGAATCTATGCCAGTTGCTTCAGATGATGAAGGTGAAAAGGTAACTGTAGAGGCGCAGGCCGAATCCGAACCATCTGAATCTTTTGAATAG
- the lpxK gene encoding tetraacyldisaccharide 4'-kinase: MGPLSAIYRVILSGRSFYYTHIHKPGRLPSKVISIGNITLGGTGKTPAVIAVAEHAKALGLSPCILTRGYKGKVKGPCFVSKRNRILLNAEEAGDEAFLMAEKLSGIPVVIGKDRYLAGRFALNKHNNKREEAECCNLFILDDGFQHIALHRDVDVLLIDATNPFSNERLFPEGRLREPLKAISRAHIIVLTKSDTAEKASIDYAMRIIKRHNPNALIYTASHKPTSLVNISGDAEDIETLQNKKVYVFTGIANPSYFKSILTSKGATVARFKKFRDHHKYSQREIDKIIRSADGMEIITTEKDLVKLKGMKNTEDIRALKIEFLIDEEFYTKLFEKVQASENK, encoded by the coding sequence TTGGGGCCGCTTAGCGCAATATACAGGGTAATCCTATCCGGCAGAAGTTTCTATTACACTCATATACACAAGCCCGGCAGGCTTCCGTCCAAAGTAATAAGTATCGGCAACATCACCCTCGGCGGAACCGGAAAGACTCCTGCGGTGATAGCTGTAGCCGAACACGCAAAAGCGCTCGGCCTTAGCCCTTGCATCCTCACACGGGGATATAAAGGGAAAGTAAAAGGGCCGTGCTTTGTGAGCAAACGCAACCGTATCCTGCTTAATGCAGAGGAAGCCGGCGATGAAGCCTTTCTCATGGCAGAAAAGTTAAGCGGCATTCCGGTGGTCATAGGTAAAGACAGATACCTTGCCGGAAGATTCGCGTTGAATAAACACAATAATAAGAGGGAAGAAGCAGAATGCTGCAACCTCTTCATCCTTGACGACGGCTTTCAGCATATCGCGCTTCACAGAGATGTTGATGTGCTTCTCATAGACGCGACAAACCCTTTCAGTAACGAGAGGCTCTTCCCAGAGGGAAGATTGAGAGAACCGCTTAAGGCTATCAGCAGGGCTCACATTATAGTGCTCACAAAATCGGACACAGCTGAAAAAGCATCTATAGATTACGCAATGAGAATTATCAAAAGACACAATCCAAACGCTCTTATCTATACCGCAAGCCACAAACCAACATCCCTTGTTAACATTTCAGGCGATGCAGAGGACATTGAGACTCTCCAAAATAAAAAGGTTTATGTATTCACCGGCATAGCCAATCCCTCATATTTCAAATCTATTCTTACATCAAAAGGCGCCACGGTAGCCCGGTTCAAAAAGTTCAGAGACCACCACAAATACAGCCAGCGCGAGATAGATAAGATAATAAGAAGCGCCGACGGGATGGAGATAATCACTACCGAGAAGGACCTAGTCAAATTAAAGGGCATGAAGAACACCGAAGACATCCGCGCATTAAAGATCGAGTTTTTAATAGATGAAGAGTTTTATACAAAGCTGTTTGAGAAAGTTCAGGCTTCCGAAAATAAATAA
- a CDS encoding diguanylate cyclase, whose protein sequence is MEENNKDKKSFSDKAYRVFLINITIVIILIISGIFTGLYIRNNELIDEELKASSRTTFNNILLTRRWNAGYGGVYVEKKEGVMSNPYLQNPDITTTDGKVFTKKNPALMTREISEISAKYGMATFHITSLIPLNPENKPNEFEKEALTLFSNGLDEVYKKEVIDGKHYYRYMAPLYVEESCLECHSDQGYKFGDVRGGISVLYNIDDTEKMLRYNNYIIIALGLLISAILLGIIRFLVYELMKKNSLAQSKIREMAITDELTRLYNRRYLFQHLGDEIRRAVRFKRPLGCIMIDIDEFKSINDNFGHYAGDIVLKEVAETIRNNCREVDILARYGGEEIVILSPELDPEGIRIFAERMRKAIEDLRIDVGSEKEIKVTISLGVTSLTSGQLKDLDDDEDIVKFADTAMYLAKKNGKNRVEAYIVTDSKVSS, encoded by the coding sequence ATGGAAGAAAATAATAAGGATAAAAAATCATTTTCAGATAAGGCTTACAGGGTATTCCTGATAAATATAACCATTGTAATTATCCTGATAATATCCGGCATCTTCACCGGGCTTTATATAAGGAACAATGAACTTATTGATGAGGAACTCAAGGCGAGCTCGAGAACCACTTTTAACAATATCCTTCTTACAAGAAGGTGGAACGCCGGTTACGGCGGAGTCTATGTTGAGAAGAAAGAGGGTGTTATGTCAAACCCTTATCTTCAGAACCCTGATATAACGACTACTGACGGAAAGGTCTTCACCAAAAAAAATCCTGCTCTCATGACGAGAGAGATATCAGAAATATCCGCCAAATACGGGATGGCTACCTTCCATATAACAAGCCTGATCCCTCTGAACCCGGAGAATAAACCTAATGAGTTTGAGAAGGAGGCGTTAACGCTATTTTCTAATGGACTGGATGAGGTATACAAAAAGGAAGTTATTGACGGTAAACACTATTACAGGTACATGGCGCCGCTCTATGTTGAGGAGAGCTGCCTTGAGTGCCATTCTGACCAGGGCTATAAATTCGGCGATGTTAGGGGCGGCATCAGCGTCCTCTATAATATAGATGACACCGAGAAGATGCTCAGATATAACAACTACATTATCATTGCGCTCGGCCTTCTCATATCCGCCATTCTTCTCGGCATCATCCGGTTTCTTGTCTATGAGCTTATGAAGAAGAACAGTCTTGCTCAAAGCAAAATAAGGGAGATGGCAATTACCGACGAATTGACCAGGCTCTATAACAGGAGATATCTGTTTCAGCATCTGGGGGATGAGATAAGGAGGGCTGTAAGGTTTAAACGGCCGCTCGGATGTATCATGATAGACATAGACGAATTCAAGAGTATTAATGACAATTTCGGGCACTATGCCGGTGATATTGTACTCAAAGAAGTTGCAGAGACGATAAGGAATAATTGCCGTGAGGTAGATATATTGGCGCGTTACGGCGGAGAAGAGATAGTAATCCTGTCTCCTGAACTTGATCCTGAAGGTATTCGAATATTTGCAGAGAGGATGAGAAAAGCGATAGAGGACCTGAGAATAGATGTCGGCAGCGAAAAGGAGATTAAGGTTACCATAAGCCTTGGCGTGACCAGCTTAACTTCCGGCCAGCTTAAAGATTTAGATGATGATGAAGATATAGTAAAGTTTGCTGACACAGCGATGTATCTTGCAAAAAAGAATGGAAAGAACAGGGTTGAAGCCTATATTGTTACAGACAGTAAAGTGTCATCCTGA
- a CDS encoding secondary thiamine-phosphate synthase enzyme YjbQ: MLKTININTTSRCEFIDITEKVKDALSESGIKSGVCYVYVPHTTAGVMINEGADPSVQRDIEKTFSRLIPHQGDYRHDEGNSDAHIKSVITGASQSVIIDNGKLVLGTWQSIFFCEFDGPRNRKVLVKTTSG; the protein is encoded by the coding sequence ATGCTAAAAACCATCAACATAAACACAACTTCAAGATGCGAGTTTATTGACATCACTGAGAAAGTAAAAGATGCCCTATCTGAGTCAGGGATAAAGAGCGGCGTATGTTATGTCTATGTCCCGCACACAACTGCGGGAGTTATGATAAATGAGGGCGCTGACCCTTCGGTGCAGAGAGATATTGAGAAGACATTTTCAAGACTGATCCCTCATCAGGGCGACTACAGGCATGATGAAGGCAACTCCGACGCCCATATCAAATCAGTAATCACAGGCGCGTCTCAATCCGTGATCATTGATAATGGCAAGCTTGTTTTGGGCACATGGCAGTCTATCTTCTTCTGCGAGTTTGACGGGCCGAGAAATAGAAAGGTGCTGGTAAAGACAACTTCAGGATGA